One window of the Halobacillus litoralis genome contains the following:
- the kynU gene encoding kynureninase: MTKPVITRDTVQKLDHEDPFGAFKNEFYLKKDHYYMDGNSLGLLSKRAEKALSTSLEDWKRHAIEGWTEASEPWFYMSEKIGEKTAHLIGAEPFEVINTGSITTNLHQLLATFYKPEGKRTKILADELNFPSDIYAIKSQIELHGLEPEDHLIRVASADGYTLKEEDIIREMDEDVALLLLPSVLYRSGQLLNIEKLTHAAHKKGIIAGFDLAHSIGATPHHLSEWGVDFAVWCTYKYLNSGPGGVGGLYVNQKHLGKKPGLAGWFSSNKEKQFDMSHDLSPSETAGAFQIGTPHILSSAPLLGSLELFQEAGIEAVREKSLKLTRLMMDLTHQELPGYGFKLANPLDDERRGGHVCFVHDEAASICKALKKEGVTPDFRAPNVIRLAPIAFYTSYEDVLDVMLRLKDIMENKKHKQYKNERGIIA, encoded by the coding sequence ATGACAAAGCCTGTAATCACACGGGACACAGTCCAAAAGCTTGATCATGAAGACCCGTTCGGAGCTTTTAAAAATGAGTTTTATTTAAAAAAGGACCACTATTACATGGATGGCAATTCACTAGGGCTCCTTTCTAAACGCGCAGAAAAAGCACTCTCCACCTCACTAGAAGACTGGAAGCGTCATGCGATTGAAGGCTGGACTGAGGCCAGTGAACCTTGGTTTTACATGTCGGAGAAAATAGGCGAAAAGACAGCACATCTCATTGGGGCGGAGCCTTTTGAAGTCATCAATACTGGCTCCATAACTACAAACCTGCATCAATTGCTGGCTACTTTTTATAAACCTGAGGGGAAAAGGACGAAAATCCTTGCAGACGAATTGAATTTCCCTTCTGACATTTATGCAATCAAGAGTCAAATCGAGTTGCATGGCCTTGAACCAGAAGACCATCTGATCCGGGTCGCAAGTGCAGATGGTTATACACTTAAGGAGGAGGATATCATTCGTGAAATGGATGAGGATGTCGCTCTTTTACTCCTTCCATCAGTCCTTTACCGCAGTGGACAGCTTCTGAATATAGAAAAACTGACTCATGCAGCACATAAAAAAGGCATCATTGCGGGGTTCGACTTAGCACATTCCATAGGCGCCACTCCCCACCATCTGAGCGAATGGGGGGTCGACTTCGCTGTTTGGTGTACCTATAAGTATTTAAATAGCGGACCTGGCGGTGTCGGTGGACTTTACGTCAATCAAAAACATCTTGGAAAAAAACCCGGACTTGCGGGATGGTTCAGTTCAAATAAAGAGAAGCAATTTGATATGAGCCATGATTTGAGCCCTTCGGAAACGGCCGGTGCTTTTCAAATCGGTACACCGCATATTCTAAGTTCTGCTCCCCTTTTAGGCTCCCTTGAACTATTCCAAGAAGCCGGTATTGAAGCTGTCAGGGAAAAATCGTTGAAGTTGACACGTTTGATGATGGATCTTACTCACCAAGAACTCCCCGGCTACGGATTCAAACTTGCCAATCCTCTGGACGATGAACGTCGTGGAGGACACGTCTGTTTTGTTCATGATGAAGCAGCAAGCATTTGTAAAGCCTTGAAAAAGGAAGGTGTCACACCTGACTTCCGCGCCCCCAATGTCATCCGTTTAGCACCGATCGCCTTTTATACTTCATATGAAGACGTGTTGGATGTCATGTTACGATTGAAGGATATCATGGAAAACAAAAAACATAAGCAATACAAAAACGAACGGGGAATTATCGCTTAA
- a CDS encoding BCCT family transporter has translation MDNKVSGRIDWPVFAISGGILVLFVIIALIDIDLIETIVSGSFAWSAKYFGAFWQVLMLATFFVGLWLAFSKYGKIKMGNMEKPELGLYKWLSIIMATLLAGGGVFWAAAEPMWHFLTVPPHQSGIEAGTEAAIDPALAQSFMHWGFLAWAILGTISAVVMMYGHYHKGMPMKPRTLLYPIFGEKLKNSWLGTIIDAFSVIAVAAGTIGPIGFLGLQASYGLQAIFSIPNEFSTQFTIIFIVVIISTISAVSGLYKGIQMLSSFNVRLAIALMAFIVIFGPGGFILNHFISSFGFYVDQFIPMSTYRGDEGWLSLWTVFFWGWFIGYGPMMAILVSRISRGRTIREIIIAVSVFAPVISTFWFTVLGGSGIFFELSNPGSVSEALNEAGNPAAMFAITEQFPLASIISPLFLILTILFVVTTSDSMSYTIAMAVTGEGNPKSWLRIFWAVLMGAIAVILLITGDSGITQLQNFIVVTAVPVSLLLLPMIWLAPKVAKKMAIDQRITKK, from the coding sequence ATGGATAATAAAGTTTCAGGTCGAATAGATTGGCCGGTGTTTGCGATTAGTGGAGGAATATTGGTCCTCTTTGTAATTATTGCACTTATTGATATTGATTTAATTGAAACAATTGTAAGTGGAAGTTTCGCCTGGTCTGCCAAGTATTTCGGTGCCTTCTGGCAGGTGCTGATGCTGGCTACTTTCTTTGTCGGATTATGGCTCGCCTTTTCTAAATATGGAAAAATTAAAATGGGGAATATGGAGAAACCGGAGTTAGGCCTCTATAAATGGCTGTCCATCATTATGGCGACCCTCCTAGCGGGTGGAGGCGTATTCTGGGCAGCAGCCGAACCAATGTGGCACTTTCTTACAGTTCCACCACACCAATCAGGTATAGAAGCAGGTACAGAAGCGGCAATCGATCCTGCTCTAGCTCAAAGCTTCATGCACTGGGGCTTCCTTGCATGGGCGATTCTTGGTACCATCAGTGCTGTAGTGATGATGTACGGTCACTATCATAAAGGCATGCCGATGAAACCAAGAACGTTGTTATATCCGATTTTTGGAGAAAAGTTGAAAAATAGCTGGCTTGGGACGATAATCGACGCTTTCTCTGTCATTGCTGTTGCCGCTGGAACCATCGGGCCGATTGGTTTCTTAGGCTTGCAAGCGAGTTACGGGCTGCAGGCGATTTTCAGTATTCCGAACGAATTCAGCACTCAGTTCACGATTATTTTTATCGTTGTCATTATATCGACGATATCTGCTGTTTCAGGTCTCTACAAAGGTATTCAAATGTTGAGTAGTTTCAATGTCCGTTTGGCGATTGCTTTGATGGCTTTCATCGTAATCTTCGGTCCAGGAGGATTTATCCTGAATCACTTTATTTCTTCATTCGGTTTTTATGTGGATCAATTCATACCAATGAGTACTTATCGGGGAGATGAAGGATGGCTTTCACTTTGGACAGTCTTCTTCTGGGGTTGGTTCATTGGATATGGCCCGATGATGGCGATTCTAGTGAGTCGTATTTCCCGGGGGCGGACCATTCGGGAAATCATTATTGCTGTTTCTGTCTTTGCGCCAGTGATTTCAACTTTCTGGTTTACCGTTCTAGGGGGCTCTGGGATTTTCTTCGAACTAAGCAACCCGGGTTCTGTATCAGAAGCTTTAAATGAAGCAGGAAATCCAGCAGCAATGTTCGCAATTACAGAACAATTCCCATTGGCATCAATCATCTCACCATTGTTCCTTATTTTGACGATTCTGTTCGTTGTAACGACTAGTGACTCCATGTCCTATACGATTGCAATGGCTGTTACCGGTGAAGGGAACCCGAAAAGTTGGCTCCGCATTTTCTGGGCTGTCCTTATGGGTGCTATTGCGGTTATCTTGCTGATTACAGGTGATAGCGGCATTACCCAGTTACAAAACTTTATCGTGGTTACAGCCGTCCCGGTATCCCTTTTATTGTTACCGATGATTTGGCTCGCACCGAAAGTGGCTAAGAAAATGGCGATTGATCAAAGAATTACAAAAAAATAA
- a CDS encoding NADP-dependent oxidoreductase, whose amino-acid sequence MKAVVIEQYGNKEQLIEKEIEMPVAGSKQVVVELHATSINPIDWKLREGYLKEMLNFEFPIILGWDAAGTIKEVGSEVNKFEVGDRVFARPATTRFGTYAEYTAIDEDLLAHLPENVSFEEAAAVPLAGLTAWQCLVDFADIQEGDRVLIHAGSGGVGHYAIQLAKKMGAYVATTASGKNRDWVEELDVDEFINYKEEDFSELLSDFDIVLDTLGGSVQEKSFKVLKEGGRLPSIVQPPEEKIAKEHDVKAGFVWLEPCGEKLSKLADMMEEGSLVSIVGQRFGFSAKEIKKAHELSETHHAKGKIVVNIK is encoded by the coding sequence ATGAAAGCTGTAGTTATTGAACAATATGGTAATAAAGAGCAATTGATTGAAAAAGAAATAGAAATGCCGGTGGCTGGATCTAAGCAAGTGGTGGTGGAATTGCATGCCACTTCAATTAACCCGATTGATTGGAAGTTGAGGGAAGGATACCTGAAAGAAATGTTGAATTTTGAGTTTCCGATAATTTTAGGTTGGGATGCTGCAGGAACGATTAAAGAAGTCGGTTCAGAGGTGAACAAATTCGAGGTCGGTGACAGAGTGTTCGCTCGTCCAGCTACGACCCGATTCGGAACTTACGCTGAATACACGGCTATTGATGAAGACCTATTAGCTCATCTTCCAGAGAATGTTTCCTTTGAGGAAGCCGCAGCAGTTCCGTTGGCAGGATTGACCGCATGGCAATGCTTAGTAGACTTTGCGGATATTCAAGAAGGAGACCGGGTTCTCATCCATGCTGGGTCCGGTGGTGTCGGTCATTATGCGATCCAGTTAGCTAAAAAAATGGGTGCCTATGTAGCTACCACAGCTAGTGGGAAAAATAGAGACTGGGTAGAAGAATTGGATGTGGACGAATTTATTAATTATAAAGAAGAGGATTTCTCCGAATTATTAAGTGACTTTGATATCGTCCTTGATACTCTGGGCGGGAGTGTACAGGAGAAAAGCTTCAAAGTATTGAAGGAAGGTGGCAGACTCCCATCCATCGTTCAACCTCCTGAAGAAAAGATAGCGAAAGAACATGATGTGAAAGCTGGCTTTGTTTGGTTGGAGCCATGTGGTGAAAAACTCTCTAAACTGGCGGATATGATGGAAGAAGGAAGTCTAGTGTCAATTGTCGGACAACGCTTCGGTTTCTCTGCTAAAGAAATTAAAAAAGCACATGAGTTGAGTGAGACTCATCATGCCAAAGGCAAAATCGTGGTCAATATCAAGTGA
- a CDS encoding transglutaminase family protein gives MKYQIEHTNTFYYENFVDQSMNHIRLKPRSDECQRLLAYRTEITPGSMTKEHIDLWGNHVETFFIPEKHEHLTLKTISTISIQKSPLIKMIHCSDEMRTIFHSELFHHHYLAYLNETPYTFLYKEQIAEIIEAVGDAQDPIRFALNLMEYIHQSIRYDTTITQVNTKAYESWPFRAGVCQDYAHTMISVLRSQGIPARYASGYLYVGEDSDLIGDAATHAWVEMMVPGVGWIGLDPTNNVEALEQHIRIGTGRDYADVSPLQGVYRGGGQSLDVKVTVTLLDQ, from the coding sequence GTGAAGTATCAAATAGAGCACACCAATACCTTTTATTATGAAAACTTCGTGGATCAAAGTATGAATCACATACGTTTGAAACCACGATCTGATGAATGTCAACGCTTGCTAGCTTATCGGACAGAAATTACACCAGGATCAATGACGAAGGAACATATCGATTTGTGGGGGAACCATGTAGAAACTTTTTTCATCCCTGAAAAACATGAACATCTTACATTGAAAACAATCTCCACCATCAGTATACAGAAGAGTCCTCTTATAAAGATGATTCATTGTTCAGATGAGATGCGGACGATATTTCATTCAGAATTGTTCCATCATCATTACTTGGCTTACTTGAATGAAACTCCCTATACCTTTTTATATAAAGAGCAAATTGCGGAAATCATTGAGGCGGTTGGGGACGCTCAAGATCCTATCCGCTTTGCGTTGAATCTGATGGAGTACATCCATCAATCCATACGTTATGATACGACAATCACCCAAGTCAATACGAAAGCTTATGAATCGTGGCCGTTTAGAGCGGGTGTGTGTCAGGACTATGCCCATACCATGATCAGTGTATTAAGGTCGCAAGGTATCCCGGCTCGCTATGCTAGTGGTTATTTATACGTAGGAGAGGACTCTGATTTGATTGGGGACGCCGCCACACATGCCTGGGTGGAAATGATGGTCCCTGGCGTTGGCTGGATAGGATTGGACCCGACAAATAACGTAGAAGCATTAGAACAGCATATCCGCATCGGAACGGGAAGGGACTATGCAGACGTCAGTCCGCTTCAAGGCGTGTACCGGGGCGGGGGGCAGAGCTTGGATGTGAAAGTAACTGTAACTTTATTGGATCAATAA
- a CDS encoding circularly permuted type 2 ATP-grasp protein — protein MLTNYQTGIFFDEMMQHSGEPKGHYQWFYQLVNQFSERELINKHETAQLNFLRQGITFTVYNHTGGTERTMPFDFVPIIIPRADWKKIEEGMKQRMTALNHFLDDIYHEQRIVEAGIIPRDLIENNPNYYQRQVANLEIPLKNHIFLAGVDLIRDENGEYRVLEDNLRNPSGMSYVFQNRYVMRQVYPELFFQHSIETLEHQISELHQSVISHAPDNADSSKAPTAVLLTPGIYNSAYYDHVFLAQQMGIELVEGRDLSVKDDVVYMKTIRGLKRVDIIYRRIDDDFLDPDAFRPDSALGVAGLLRAYKKGNVSILNGIGNGVADDKAMYVYVPDMIRFYLDEEPIIPNVETYFLSDSEKLDYVLDNIEKLVIKNVGASGGYDMLIGPQSEEREREEFKRKIIEHPHQYIAQPTIKLSRAPAYQEGRFYPCHVDLRVFVMNGKEMNVLPGGLSRVALKEGSLVVNSSQGGGGKDTWILTERGDKDA, from the coding sequence GTGTTAACCAATTACCAAACAGGGATTTTCTTTGATGAGATGATGCAGCATAGTGGTGAGCCTAAAGGCCACTATCAATGGTTTTATCAACTCGTAAATCAATTTTCAGAACGAGAATTGATTAACAAACATGAAACCGCTCAATTGAATTTCCTGCGCCAGGGCATTACATTCACTGTTTATAACCACACCGGAGGAACTGAGAGGACAATGCCATTTGATTTCGTTCCCATCATCATTCCAAGAGCAGATTGGAAGAAGATTGAAGAAGGAATGAAGCAGAGAATGACAGCTTTGAACCATTTCCTTGATGATATCTATCATGAACAGAGAATCGTAGAGGCGGGGATCATTCCAAGAGATCTGATTGAAAACAACCCCAATTACTATCAACGGCAAGTAGCCAACCTCGAAATACCGCTTAAAAACCATATTTTTTTAGCAGGAGTGGACCTGATCAGAGATGAAAATGGAGAGTATCGTGTGCTTGAAGATAATTTAAGGAACCCTTCAGGCATGTCCTACGTCTTCCAGAACCGGTATGTCATGAGACAGGTTTATCCGGAACTATTCTTCCAACATTCTATTGAAACATTGGAACACCAAATATCTGAACTGCATCAGTCTGTGATCAGCCACGCCCCGGATAATGCAGATTCAAGCAAAGCGCCGACAGCTGTCTTACTGACACCGGGCATATATAATTCCGCATATTATGATCATGTATTTTTAGCTCAACAGATGGGTATTGAACTTGTTGAGGGGAGAGACCTGTCTGTTAAAGATGATGTCGTCTACATGAAAACCATCCGGGGATTGAAACGTGTAGATATCATTTACAGAAGAATTGATGATGATTTCCTCGATCCAGATGCATTCCGTCCAGATTCTGCTCTTGGAGTTGCAGGATTGTTAAGAGCTTATAAAAAAGGGAATGTATCCATATTGAATGGGATAGGTAATGGAGTCGCGGATGACAAAGCGATGTATGTCTATGTACCTGATATGATTCGTTTTTATCTTGATGAGGAACCTATCATACCGAATGTCGAAACCTATTTTTTGAGTGACTCTGAGAAACTTGATTACGTTTTGGACAATATTGAAAAGCTTGTCATCAAGAATGTTGGAGCTTCAGGTGGATATGATATGCTGATCGGCCCCCAATCTGAAGAAAGGGAACGTGAAGAGTTCAAAAGAAAAATAATTGAACACCCCCATCAGTACATTGCCCAACCGACAATTAAGCTTTCCCGGGCACCTGCTTATCAGGAAGGGCGTTTCTATCCATGTCACGTAGATTTGCGTGTGTTTGTCATGAATGGTAAGGAGATGAATGTATTGCCTGGCGGGCTGTCCAGGGTTGCCCTCAAAGAAGGTTCTTTAGTCGTTAATTCTTCCCAGGGCGGCGGAGGAAAAGATACGTGGATTTTGACGGAAAGGGGTGATAAGGATGCTTAG
- the kynB gene encoding arylformamidase: MKLIDITMPLNNAIPPWPGDEPFQYQLTLSMEETGSVNVGQFKGSNHIGTHVDAPYHYDSEGLKIAEIPLERFTGKALLVSIEGKSKISAVDLQHVDFRNVDKVLFKTNSWNDRSKFPEAYTVISEDMGPFLHEKGINLIGVDTPSVDPETSKELLGHHSLYNHDILILEGLQLAHVTPNIYELMAFPLKMEEADGSPVRAVLKQS; this comes from the coding sequence ATGAAACTCATTGATATAACAATGCCCTTGAATAATGCTATCCCCCCCTGGCCTGGGGATGAGCCTTTTCAGTATCAACTGACACTCTCAATGGAAGAAACAGGTTCGGTGAACGTCGGCCAGTTCAAAGGGAGCAACCATATCGGAACGCACGTGGATGCACCCTATCATTACGATTCTGAAGGTTTGAAAATCGCAGAAATTCCGCTGGAACGTTTCACAGGCAAAGCGCTGCTCGTTTCTATTGAAGGTAAAAGTAAGATTTCCGCGGTGGACTTACAACATGTAGATTTCCGCAATGTGGATAAAGTCCTCTTCAAGACGAACAGCTGGAATGACCGCTCGAAATTCCCGGAAGCATATACCGTCATCAGTGAAGACATGGGGCCATTTTTACATGAGAAAGGAATTAACCTCATCGGGGTGGATACACCATCTGTAGATCCAGAGACAAGCAAAGAATTGCTAGGTCACCATTCTCTTTATAATCATGACATCCTCATTCTAGAAGGGTTGCAGCTTGCTCATGTGACTCCAAACATTTATGAATTGATGGCTTTTCCTTTGAAAATGGAGGAAGCAGACGGCAGCCCTGTCAGAGCCGTACTGAAGCAAAGTTAA
- a CDS encoding alpha-E domain-containing protein: MLSRVADSLYWMSRNIERAENNARVLSVQLIHMLEATNKESADRDWEEILEVCASSEDYYELYDRLDRETLIQYLTISPLNVNSLMNSMIYARENARATRDILPEELWEVLNEFHLSQKDWQELPNTRQHTQDYLKKVITTSMTLQGVIESSMTRGTPYTFIKVGKWLERAEKTARILNVTCEKNIKETSVGTNHYYYWLTALQFLNGYDAYIKEHPPTMKSKHVLSFLIKEETFPRSIRYCMNHVMEAVYNVEGGKISHYSEDLFQMLEVIRNEIDETDIEEMDMEQLMSFLDHFQDRCMTVSRMFSETYYLIEPVHAK, encoded by the coding sequence ATGCTTAGTCGTGTAGCTGATTCTCTTTATTGGATGTCACGCAATATTGAAAGGGCGGAGAACAACGCCAGGGTACTCAGTGTTCAACTCATTCACATGCTTGAGGCGACAAACAAAGAATCGGCTGACCGTGATTGGGAAGAGATTTTGGAAGTTTGTGCTTCTTCAGAGGATTACTATGAATTGTATGATCGCTTGGATCGTGAGACGCTCATTCAATATTTGACCATCAGCCCCCTTAATGTGAATTCTTTAATGAATAGTATGATATACGCGCGCGAGAATGCCCGGGCGACAAGGGACATCCTGCCGGAGGAGCTTTGGGAAGTGTTAAATGAATTTCACTTAAGTCAAAAAGATTGGCAGGAACTTCCGAATACAAGGCAACATACGCAGGATTATTTGAAAAAGGTGATAACGACCTCTATGACCTTGCAAGGTGTCATTGAATCCAGCATGACTCGAGGGACACCTTATACTTTTATTAAGGTAGGCAAATGGCTGGAGCGCGCGGAGAAGACTGCCCGCATCTTGAATGTGACATGTGAAAAGAATATAAAAGAGACAAGTGTAGGTACGAACCATTACTATTACTGGCTTACAGCTCTGCAGTTTCTGAATGGCTATGACGCCTATATTAAGGAACATCCACCAACAATGAAATCCAAACATGTGTTGAGCTTTTTGATTAAAGAAGAGACCTTTCCCAGATCGATCCGTTACTGCATGAATCACGTAATGGAGGCTGTTTATAACGTAGAGGGAGGGAAGATCTCTCATTATTCAGAAGACCTTTTCCAAATGCTTGAAGTTATCCGGAATGAAATAGATGAAACCGATATTGAGGAAATGGACATGGAACAGCTGATGAGCTTTCTCGATCATTTCCAGGATCGCTGTATGACAGTCAGTCGCATGTTCTCTGAGACGTATTATCTCATTGAACCTGTGCATGCCAAGTAG
- the recQ gene encoding DNA helicase RecQ, which translates to MIQQAEKLLQQYYGYPSFRPGQKEAISHVLDGENTLAVMPTGGGKSLCYQIPGLALEGTAIIISPLISLMKDQVDALNSYGIAATYINSSLSTEEQRQRMWDMQQGSYAFIYVAPERFDAPSFLSALKGMKLSLIAFDEAHCISQWGHDFRPSYRSIVSTLQKIPNLPVIMALTATATQEVIKDIKQLIHVTDQHVVNTGFARDNLSFRIIKGRDKREFVGEYLTQIPNESGIIYTATRKDADQLHYLLTKKGFAAGKYHAGMTENQRKQAQMDFVQDEITTMIATNAFGMGIDKSNVRYVIHYSMPMNIESYYQEAGRAGRDGEPGDCVLLFSSQDINLQRFLIDQSPVEEKKKEEYTKLQSMVNYCHTHTCLQQYILDYFNDPSSAKKCGKCSNCTHDGEEQDMTKEAQMVLSCVKRMGERFGAGLTAKVLKGSSDQKVKQFRFQNLSTYGIMPNYTEKELTRLIHFLTAEGYLSPGQGRYPALQLTQEAVEVIKGEQPVVMLVETTTAKQDLDYNEEYFEELRQLRKTLADEAGLPPYVIFSDATLKEFTIYLPENKEEMLAIKGVGEQKYEKYGEAFLEVTRPWAERAEQKPKPTRTSEPSVRKKDPFEERPSYIITYDMWQEKRPIKEIAKEREMSTQTIENHLFRCAKEGTDINWDRWFDGEQESQVMKAYDQLEERKLKPLKDALPETFTYSMIKAVLIKHDLM; encoded by the coding sequence ATGATTCAACAGGCCGAAAAACTATTGCAGCAATACTACGGCTATCCTTCCTTCCGACCTGGTCAAAAAGAAGCGATCAGCCACGTCCTCGATGGTGAGAACACTTTAGCCGTCATGCCTACAGGGGGAGGCAAATCCCTCTGTTATCAAATCCCCGGCCTTGCTCTGGAGGGGACAGCGATCATCATCTCGCCTCTCATTTCTTTAATGAAAGATCAGGTAGATGCACTGAACTCCTATGGGATCGCAGCGACTTATATTAATAGCTCACTTTCCACGGAAGAACAGCGCCAAAGGATGTGGGATATGCAGCAAGGAAGTTATGCCTTCATTTACGTTGCACCGGAGCGTTTCGACGCCCCTTCTTTCCTTTCCGCATTAAAAGGTATGAAGCTCTCCTTGATTGCTTTCGATGAGGCCCATTGTATTTCACAATGGGGGCACGATTTCCGCCCAAGTTATCGTTCCATTGTTTCAACATTGCAAAAGATTCCAAATCTGCCTGTAATCATGGCTCTTACCGCCACTGCCACCCAGGAAGTCATTAAAGATATCAAGCAATTGATACATGTTACTGATCAACACGTTGTGAACACAGGGTTTGCAAGAGATAATTTATCCTTCCGAATCATCAAAGGCCGTGACAAACGAGAATTCGTCGGAGAGTATCTGACACAAATCCCCAATGAGTCTGGCATTATCTACACGGCAACTCGAAAAGATGCTGATCAACTCCATTATCTTTTAACAAAAAAAGGCTTCGCTGCTGGTAAATATCATGCTGGAATGACTGAAAACCAACGGAAGCAAGCTCAGATGGATTTTGTTCAGGATGAAATCACTACCATGATTGCAACGAACGCTTTCGGTATGGGTATTGATAAATCGAATGTCCGGTATGTCATCCACTACTCCATGCCAATGAATATTGAATCCTATTACCAGGAAGCTGGGCGTGCAGGTCGTGATGGAGAACCAGGAGATTGTGTCCTTCTTTTTTCAAGTCAGGATATCAATCTGCAAAGGTTTTTAATTGACCAGTCACCTGTGGAAGAAAAGAAAAAAGAGGAATACACCAAACTACAGTCGATGGTGAATTATTGCCATACACATACGTGCCTGCAGCAATATATCCTTGATTACTTTAATGACCCTTCTTCTGCAAAAAAATGTGGAAAATGCTCGAACTGTACCCATGATGGTGAAGAACAGGATATGACGAAGGAAGCACAGATGGTGCTATCATGTGTCAAAAGGATGGGAGAACGCTTCGGCGCAGGTTTGACAGCAAAAGTGTTGAAAGGTTCATCTGATCAGAAAGTAAAGCAATTCCGTTTTCAAAACCTTTCTACTTATGGGATTATGCCGAATTATACAGAGAAGGAATTAACACGGCTTATACACTTTTTGACCGCAGAAGGTTATCTATCACCAGGACAAGGACGCTACCCTGCATTGCAGCTGACTCAAGAAGCAGTTGAAGTCATCAAAGGGGAACAACCAGTTGTTATGCTTGTTGAAACCACTACCGCTAAACAGGATCTGGATTATAACGAAGAATATTTTGAAGAGCTTCGTCAGTTGAGAAAGACACTTGCCGATGAAGCTGGGTTGCCTCCTTATGTAATTTTTTCCGATGCTACATTAAAAGAATTTACAATCTACTTACCTGAAAACAAAGAGGAAATGCTGGCAATCAAAGGTGTGGGAGAGCAAAAATACGAAAAATATGGAGAGGCATTTTTAGAAGTGACCCGTCCATGGGCTGAGAGGGCAGAACAAAAACCCAAACCCACTCGTACATCTGAACCTTCTGTGAGGAAAAAAGATCCTTTTGAAGAGCGACCGAGCTACATCATTACTTATGATATGTGGCAGGAAAAACGGCCGATTAAAGAAATTGCTAAGGAACGGGAAATGAGTACCCAGACGATCGAAAATCACCTCTTCCGTTGTGCAAAAGAAGGTACAGATATCAATTGGGATAGATGGTTTGATGGAGAACAGGAATCACAAGTCATGAAAGCTTATGACCAACTAGAAGAACGAAAGCTGAAGCCCTTAAAAGATGCGTTGCCTGAAACCTTCACTTATTCGATGATTAAAGCTGTGTTAATCAAACACGATCTTATGTAA